In Zonotrichia leucophrys gambelii isolate GWCS_2022_RI chromosome 14, RI_Zleu_2.0, whole genome shotgun sequence, a single window of DNA contains:
- the FOXL3 gene encoding forkhead box L3 isoform X2 — MFDNTQYPYNCFNYDGDDYPTCSSDEEKKFTRPAYRSNQRAWQNSIRHNLSLNSCFVKVPRTEGNEKGKGNYWSFAAGCESMLDLFENGNYRRRRRRRNVKREHKEQRPSRVKSPSSPSVSSVDSALNNISSSESKHERIEPGPKLVEPCGFAPNSVSSRQSNSSLAKSDSEIKFSIDYILSAPDPLPVLRSQYNMQENKYHLLEAPHINLQFWTM; from the exons ATGTTTGACAACACGCAGTACCCCTACAACTGCTTCAATTATGACGGGGATGATTATCCTACCTGTAGTTctgatgaagagaaaaaattcaCCAGACCAGCGTACAG ATCAAATCAAAGAGCCTGGCAGAACTCCATCCGACATAACTTATCGCTTAACAGTTGTTTTGTGAAG GTTCCCAGAACAGAAGGGAatgagaaggggaaaggaaactATTGGAGCTTTGCAGCAGGATGCGAATCCATGCTGGATCTCTTTGAAAATGGGAATTACAGGAGAAGACGGAGGAGGAGGAACGTGAAAAGGGAGCACAAGGAGCAGAGACCGAGCAGAGTGAAAAGTCCTTCATCCCCCAGTGTCTCTTCTGTGGACTCTGCTTTGAACAACATTTCCTCGTCTGAAAGTAAACATGAAAGAATTGAACCGGGCCCAAAACTTGTGGAGCCTTGTGGGTTTGCTCCAAACAGCGTGtccagcaggcagagcaatTCCTCCTTAGCAAAATCGGATTCTGAAATCAAATTCAGCATCGATTACATCCTTTCAGCCCCCGACCCTTTACCTGTCCTGAGATCTCAGTACAACatgcaagaaaacaaatatcACCTCCTGGAGGCCCCGCATATTAATCTTCAGTTCTGGACAATGTGA
- the FOXL3 gene encoding forkhead box L3 isoform X1 — protein sequence MFDNTQYPYNCFNYDGDDYPTCSSDEEKKFTRPAYSYIALIAMAIQQSPSNKVTLSGIYDFIMKKFPYYRSNQRAWQNSIRHNLSLNSCFVKVPRTEGNEKGKGNYWSFAAGCESMLDLFENGNYRRRRRRRNVKREHKEQRPSRVKSPSSPSVSSVDSALNNISSSESKHERIEPGPKLVEPCGFAPNSVSSRQSNSSLAKSDSEIKFSIDYILSAPDPLPVLRSQYNMQENKYHLLEAPHINLQFWTM from the exons ATGTTTGACAACACGCAGTACCCCTACAACTGCTTCAATTATGACGGGGATGATTATCCTACCTGTAGTTctgatgaagagaaaaaattcaCCAGACCAGCGTACAG ctACATTGCCTTAATTGCAATGGCCATCCAGCAAAGCCCTTCAAATAAAGTCACCCTCTCTGGCATTTATGACTTTATAATGAAGAAATTTCCTTACTACAGATCAAATCAAAGAGCCTGGCAGAACTCCATCCGACATAACTTATCGCTTAACAGTTGTTTTGTGAAG GTTCCCAGAACAGAAGGGAatgagaaggggaaaggaaactATTGGAGCTTTGCAGCAGGATGCGAATCCATGCTGGATCTCTTTGAAAATGGGAATTACAGGAGAAGACGGAGGAGGAGGAACGTGAAAAGGGAGCACAAGGAGCAGAGACCGAGCAGAGTGAAAAGTCCTTCATCCCCCAGTGTCTCTTCTGTGGACTCTGCTTTGAACAACATTTCCTCGTCTGAAAGTAAACATGAAAGAATTGAACCGGGCCCAAAACTTGTGGAGCCTTGTGGGTTTGCTCCAAACAGCGTGtccagcaggcagagcaatTCCTCCTTAGCAAAATCGGATTCTGAAATCAAATTCAGCATCGATTACATCCTTTCAGCCCCCGACCCTTTACCTGTCCTGAGATCTCAGTACAACatgcaagaaaacaaatatcACCTCCTGGAGGCCCCGCATATTAATCTTCAGTTCTGGACAATGTGA